In one Saccharibacillus brassicae genomic region, the following are encoded:
- a CDS encoding DUF4132 domain-containing protein has protein sequence MNEEEQFRQEEQYFETFKKTAGRLAGPDAELAACLCEIVEEGYVSEHQESVRNMRRLLLERAQGDKGSLLRPLEEVMSALAGEPAAQRVRRMAQQAADYPYSSGYMRRPFRTADLSAHLTRVLTNLVGHLWMEASDFSLDLYLTQRDYSNSNGRTRSFYRISQSLPDLIAQKLDEREAGVESALRDIVLGENQTALLSREMLAGMLMSHRPDMHGLVGDLLVAARLQEGLRQSIVESMDFGTPEAFSYLLKLILDQGFVRYASVVRAAGVWTGLPFEASDSRVAAKMLERLHAALSDPKTRAGWLESDNAQEVYASLFAQAWIEEAELPEQVRGIMAGSVHYRKVAAQYVLSMSQRSELKHASAVELLHGGERDPELLHWMLVNYTYEYAVQWGMPDEDGPPMPWLEGGPSKLDLREAPELSDKAERRRQFEAFASLLGDGPAKPVTGISGALEFLSYTYEPADVLRKMMYLAAYDMDPEWVGRLIGLSGSMSADSRHDLLKFFLTRPDSAEQRAFIFDTLADKNIRNRETALKRAVMLQLSDDELRRVESMLKLKTGSLRQSAIALLLGQPREALASALNRLLGAKAELQRLAGLELLTELSADPERAGDYEALLPLAQQVAEPTPKESQLLQKLDAPQRSEQAAAKGFGLCDPEAIEPWLLEASGPQADFDRLFSLDPERAGAFIRGLDELIHTLRDTEYEVEHYAGATEKLLLGAEFRPFSYGAIGSYNAALEPDYKRESALDRYPLADEWRKYVQESGFGPEELFGLYLIASTKRLSGKVGDHYGEFAPYYDYQKMQRMPLLADWREEYVQGLYPLESLRAGWQVLEDCRYAAAVAMLLGAFFEDSAPEISFDAAASALERLFAQFPGDAPEEDRPIWLVLAQDWNALLRRRAYDDASFKRCISLGYRYDKARRSFNGQRGSSLDIRLLFKAHTLGVLGDNEIYKQLLGEEAPYLLRTLTSNPPEELTRSEALQGILRTIVDRLLDIELARGDLATEATSYTSALQRIEGVDVLLRILVSLGGETFVRGYIYGYGDNLTKKESLSALLKNCYPAEGDDAAALAVKLQGTGLSERRLLEASMYAPQWIEIVAEHLDWPGLRSAAWYFHAHINESFSAEKETIVAHYSPITPQEFNDGAFDVKWFEEAYKALGAERFKLLYDCAKYISGGSNHRRSQLFADAVLGRLKLGEVRAQVAAKRGKDQLLAYSLIPLARSKEKDLRERYDYIRKFLLESRQFGAQRRASESAAGQIALGNLARSAGYADAIRLQWDMEAGKMDDLRVHMQPTEVGDVRMKLVIDERGLPEIEVEKGGKALKSIPSRLNKDEGVVRLKEIKADLTEQHRRFVRELERSMETAAAFSVSELLKLHGNPVVSPLLDTLVFRLEETSPELPRVGYFRADDSSLLDIAGGGNLPLDGEAALVLAHPVDLHASGQWPLFQRDLIERGLRDGQDGKGGQNGPAGRAQAQRQPFKQIFRELYLPNADERASGAFSSRYAGHQVQPGKTVALLRGRGWTVSYEEGLQRVDYSRNMIATLYAMADWFSPADTEAPALETIRFSDRRTHRPIPLADVPPVLFSEIMRDADLVVSVAHVGGVDPEASLTTIELRTAIVRESLLLLGKNNVRIDGSYARIDGTLGEYAVHLGSGIAYKQATGALNIIPVHAGQRGRFFLPFLDEDPRTAEILSKIVLLAEDGQIKDPQILEQIKG, from the coding sequence ATGAACGAAGAAGAGCAGTTTCGGCAGGAAGAACAGTATTTTGAAACGTTCAAAAAAACGGCGGGACGGCTCGCCGGGCCGGACGCCGAGCTCGCGGCCTGCCTGTGCGAAATCGTCGAAGAAGGTTACGTGAGCGAACATCAGGAGAGCGTGCGGAATATGCGCCGGCTGCTTCTGGAGCGGGCGCAGGGCGACAAGGGAAGCCTGCTGCGGCCGCTGGAAGAGGTCATGTCCGCGCTGGCGGGAGAACCCGCCGCGCAGCGGGTCCGGCGGATGGCGCAGCAGGCGGCCGATTATCCGTATTCAAGCGGCTATATGCGGCGGCCGTTCCGTACGGCGGACCTGTCGGCCCATCTGACGCGCGTCCTGACGAACCTCGTCGGGCATCTGTGGATGGAGGCGTCGGACTTTTCGCTGGATCTTTATCTGACGCAGCGCGACTATTCGAACTCGAACGGGCGCACGCGGTCTTTTTACCGGATTAGCCAGTCGCTGCCCGACCTGATCGCGCAGAAGCTCGACGAACGCGAGGCCGGCGTCGAATCGGCGCTGCGCGACATCGTGCTCGGCGAGAACCAGACGGCTCTGCTGAGCCGCGAGATGCTGGCCGGCATGCTGATGAGCCATCGGCCGGACATGCACGGGTTGGTCGGCGACCTGCTCGTCGCGGCGAGGCTGCAGGAAGGGCTGCGGCAGTCGATCGTGGAGAGTATGGACTTCGGGACGCCGGAAGCTTTTTCCTATTTGCTGAAGCTGATTCTGGACCAGGGCTTCGTCCGTTACGCGTCCGTCGTCCGCGCCGCGGGCGTCTGGACCGGGCTGCCGTTCGAAGCGTCCGATTCGCGGGTCGCCGCGAAGATGCTGGAACGGCTCCATGCGGCGCTGTCCGATCCGAAGACGCGAGCCGGCTGGCTCGAATCGGACAACGCGCAGGAAGTCTACGCTTCGCTGTTCGCGCAGGCGTGGATCGAGGAAGCGGAGCTGCCGGAGCAGGTGCGCGGGATTATGGCCGGAAGCGTGCATTACCGCAAAGTGGCGGCTCAATACGTCCTGTCCATGAGCCAGCGCTCGGAGCTCAAGCACGCTTCCGCGGTCGAACTTCTGCACGGCGGCGAACGCGACCCGGAGCTGCTGCACTGGATGCTCGTCAATTATACATACGAATATGCCGTACAATGGGGGATGCCCGACGAAGACGGGCCGCCGATGCCGTGGCTGGAAGGCGGGCCGAGCAAGCTGGACCTGCGGGAAGCGCCGGAATTGAGCGACAAGGCAGAGCGCCGCAGGCAGTTCGAAGCGTTCGCTTCGCTGCTCGGGGACGGGCCTGCCAAGCCGGTGACCGGCATTTCCGGCGCGCTCGAATTTTTGTCGTATACGTACGAGCCGGCCGACGTGCTGCGCAAAATGATGTATCTGGCCGCCTACGACATGGACCCCGAATGGGTGGGACGCCTGATCGGGCTGTCCGGTTCCATGAGCGCGGACAGCCGCCACGATTTGTTGAAGTTTTTCCTGACGCGGCCGGATTCGGCGGAGCAGCGCGCGTTCATCTTCGATACGCTGGCGGACAAAAACATCCGCAACCGCGAGACGGCGCTCAAGCGGGCCGTCATGCTCCAGCTGAGCGACGACGAGCTGCGGCGCGTCGAGAGCATGCTGAAGCTCAAGACCGGCTCGCTGCGCCAGAGCGCGATCGCCCTGCTGCTGGGCCAGCCGCGCGAAGCGCTGGCCAGCGCGCTGAACCGGCTGCTCGGCGCCAAAGCGGAGCTGCAGCGCCTGGCGGGCCTGGAGCTGCTGACCGAACTGTCGGCCGACCCGGAGCGGGCCGGCGATTACGAAGCGCTGCTGCCGCTCGCGCAGCAAGTCGCGGAGCCGACGCCCAAAGAGTCGCAGCTGCTGCAAAAGCTGGACGCGCCGCAGCGAAGCGAGCAGGCCGCCGCCAAAGGCTTCGGGCTCTGCGATCCCGAAGCGATCGAGCCGTGGCTGCTGGAGGCGTCCGGCCCGCAGGCCGACTTCGACCGCCTCTTCTCGCTCGATCCCGAACGGGCCGGCGCGTTTATCCGCGGCCTGGACGAATTGATCCATACGCTGCGCGATACGGAATACGAAGTGGAGCATTACGCGGGCGCCACCGAAAAGCTGCTGCTCGGCGCGGAATTCCGTCCGTTTTCCTACGGGGCGATCGGCTCTTACAACGCGGCGCTGGAACCGGATTACAAGCGGGAATCCGCGCTTGACCGGTATCCGCTGGCCGACGAATGGCGGAAGTACGTACAAGAGAGCGGCTTCGGGCCCGAAGAGCTGTTCGGGCTGTACCTGATAGCCAGCACGAAGCGGCTGTCCGGCAAGGTCGGCGATCATTACGGCGAATTCGCGCCTTACTACGATTATCAGAAAATGCAGCGCATGCCGCTGCTCGCGGATTGGCGCGAAGAATACGTGCAGGGATTGTATCCGCTGGAGTCGTTGAGAGCGGGATGGCAGGTGCTCGAAGACTGCCGCTACGCCGCGGCGGTCGCCATGCTGCTGGGTGCCTTTTTCGAAGACAGCGCACCCGAAATCTCTTTCGATGCGGCGGCTTCGGCGCTGGAACGGCTGTTTGCACAATTCCCGGGAGACGCGCCGGAAGAAGACCGTCCGATCTGGCTCGTGCTGGCTCAGGACTGGAACGCCCTGCTGCGCCGGCGCGCGTACGACGACGCTTCGTTCAAGCGCTGCATCTCGCTGGGCTACCGCTATGACAAGGCGCGCCGATCGTTCAACGGCCAGCGCGGGTCGTCGCTCGATATCCGCCTGCTGTTCAAGGCGCACACGCTCGGCGTGCTCGGCGACAACGAGATCTACAAGCAGCTGCTCGGCGAAGAGGCCCCGTATCTGCTGCGCACTTTGACGTCGAATCCGCCGGAGGAGCTTACGCGAAGCGAAGCGCTGCAGGGCATCCTGCGCACAATCGTCGACCGGCTGCTCGACATCGAGCTTGCGCGCGGCGATCTGGCGACCGAAGCGACTTCCTATACGTCCGCCCTGCAGCGGATCGAAGGCGTGGACGTCCTGCTGCGCATTCTCGTCAGTCTCGGCGGCGAGACGTTCGTGCGCGGCTACATCTACGGATACGGCGACAATCTGACCAAAAAAGAATCGCTCAGCGCCCTGCTGAAAAACTGCTATCCGGCGGAAGGCGACGACGCGGCCGCGCTTGCCGTCAAACTTCAGGGCACCGGTCTGTCGGAGCGGCGGCTGCTCGAAGCGTCCATGTACGCGCCGCAGTGGATCGAGATCGTGGCGGAGCATCTGGACTGGCCGGGACTGCGCAGCGCCGCGTGGTATTTCCACGCCCATATCAACGAGAGCTTCTCCGCGGAAAAAGAAACGATCGTCGCGCATTATTCGCCGATTACGCCGCAGGAGTTCAACGACGGCGCGTTCGACGTCAAATGGTTCGAAGAAGCGTACAAAGCGCTCGGCGCCGAACGCTTCAAGCTGCTGTACGACTGCGCCAAATACATCTCGGGCGGTTCCAACCATCGCCGCTCGCAGCTGTTCGCGGACGCGGTGCTCGGCAGGCTGAAGCTCGGCGAAGTCCGCGCGCAGGTCGCGGCCAAGCGCGGCAAAGACCAACTGCTCGCCTACAGCCTGATCCCGCTTGCGCGCAGCAAGGAGAAAGATCTGCGCGAACGCTACGACTATATCCGGAAGTTCCTGCTAGAGAGCCGGCAGTTCGGCGCCCAGCGGCGGGCCAGCGAAAGCGCTGCGGGCCAGATCGCGCTCGGCAACCTGGCCCGCAGCGCGGGTTACGCGGATGCGATCCGCCTCCAGTGGGACATGGAAGCGGGCAAGATGGACGATCTGCGCGTCCATATGCAGCCGACCGAAGTCGGCGACGTGCGCATGAAGCTGGTCATCGACGAACGGGGCCTGCCGGAGATCGAAGTGGAGAAGGGCGGCAAAGCGCTCAAGTCGATCCCGTCCCGGCTGAACAAGGACGAGGGGGTCGTTCGGCTCAAAGAGATCAAGGCCGACCTGACCGAGCAGCATCGCCGCTTCGTGCGCGAGCTGGAACGTTCCATGGAGACGGCGGCCGCGTTCTCCGTGTCCGAGCTGCTCAAGCTGCACGGCAATCCGGTCGTGTCGCCGCTGCTGGACACGCTTGTGTTCCGTCTGGAGGAGACATCGCCGGAACTTCCCCGGGTCGGCTATTTCCGGGCCGACGATTCGTCGCTGCTCGATATTGCCGGCGGCGGGAACCTGCCGCTTGACGGCGAAGCGGCGCTGGTGCTCGCGCATCCGGTCGATCTGCACGCCAGCGGGCAGTGGCCGCTGTTCCAGCGGGACTTGATCGAGCGGGGTCTGCGCGATGGGCAGGACGGCAAGGGCGGCCAGAACGGGCCGGCAGGCCGCGCGCAGGCGCAGCGCCAGCCGTTCAAGCAGATCTTCCGCGAATTGTATCTGCCGAACGCGGACGAGCGGGCTTCGGGCGCGTTCTCGTCCCGCTATGCGGGACATCAGGTGCAGCCGGGCAAGACGGTCGCGCTGCTGCGCGGCCGCGGCTGGACGGTCAGCTACGAAGAAGGGCTGCAGCGCGTCGATTACAGCCGCAATATGATCGCGACGCTGTACGCGATGGCCGACTGGTTCTCGCCGGCGGATACCGAAGCGCCGGCGCTGGAAACGATCCGGTTCAGCGACCGCCGCACGCACCGGCCGATTCCGCTCGCCGACGTGCCGCCGGTGCTGTTCTCCGAAATTATGCGCGATGCCGACCTCGTCGTCAGCGTCGCCCATGTCGGCGGCGTCGATCCGGAAGCGAGCCTGACGACGATCGAGCTGCGCACCGCGATCGTACGCGAATCGCTGCTTCTGCTCGGCAAGAATAACGTACGGATCGACGGCAGCTACGCCCGAATCGACGGGACGCTCGGCGAATACGCCGTGCATCTGGGCAGCGGCATCGCCTACAAGCAGGCGACGGGCGCCCTCAATATCATCCCGGTCCATGCCGGGCAGCGCGGCCGCTTCTTCCTGCCGTTCCTCGACGAAGATCCGCGCACGGCGGAGATTTTGTCGAAGATCGTGCTGCTGGCGGAAGACGGGCAGATCAAAGACCCGCAGATTTTGGAGCAGATCAAGGGCTGA
- a CDS encoding alpha-keto acid decarboxylase family protein yields the protein MAKSIMGKIRSNTQGEGRATLGTYLFDCLKKEGVTEVFGVPGDYNFTLFDTLESREGITAVPTRNELNGGYAADGYARIKGLAALITTFGVGELSATNALAGAYSENVPVIHIVGSPKSEKQKQHKLMHHTLMDGDYDAFRRMYEPISAYTAVLTPANAMAEIPKAIEIAKRTKKPVYLSVAIDLVDQPLATKAAKIEQPKTSESSLKSASRQARKLLKSSERVVLLSDAKVKSWKWEPLVRELAEVMQIPAASTIMGKGGFDESHPNHIGMYGGTLGSEKVREVVENADCLIVAGYVPSDTNTGGGTAELNPKKMIVIQPESVVIGGQEYADVLGADMLRELAALGLTAALPVPAAEHPYNSGTQLDGSKPLRADDYYPLIQRLLQPGDVIVAETGTFAYGLSQTKLPQGATYIGQGGWQSIGYATPAALGACVAAPKRRVLLFTGDGSLQLTVQELSTMMDHGCKPIVFVLNNGGYTIEKVLNFRVPVEEQTYNEIPGWDYVKLVEAFGGGAYAQRVRTIGELARAFREAEMQRGDKLCLIEMMVSDGMDAPDYLLRLGEEMEKQES from the coding sequence ATGGCTAAATCGATTATGGGAAAAATTCGCTCGAACACGCAGGGAGAAGGTCGGGCGACGCTCGGGACCTATCTGTTCGACTGTCTGAAAAAAGAAGGCGTGACCGAAGTGTTCGGCGTGCCCGGCGACTACAACTTCACGTTGTTCGACACGCTGGAGAGCCGCGAAGGCATCACGGCGGTGCCGACCCGCAACGAATTGAACGGAGGGTACGCGGCCGACGGCTATGCCCGGATCAAAGGGCTCGCGGCGCTCATTACGACGTTCGGCGTCGGCGAGCTGAGCGCGACCAACGCGCTGGCCGGCGCTTACAGCGAGAACGTGCCGGTGATCCATATCGTCGGTTCGCCGAAATCGGAGAAGCAAAAGCAGCACAAGCTGATGCACCATACGCTGATGGACGGCGATTATGACGCGTTCCGCCGCATGTACGAGCCGATCTCCGCGTACACGGCCGTGCTGACGCCGGCCAACGCGATGGCCGAGATCCCGAAAGCGATCGAGATCGCGAAGCGGACCAAGAAGCCGGTCTATCTGTCCGTCGCGATCGACCTCGTGGACCAGCCGCTCGCGACCAAGGCGGCGAAGATCGAACAGCCGAAGACAAGCGAGTCTTCCTTGAAGTCGGCTTCGCGGCAGGCGCGCAAACTGCTCAAGTCTTCGGAGCGGGTCGTGCTGCTGAGCGACGCCAAAGTGAAAAGCTGGAAATGGGAACCGCTCGTGCGGGAACTCGCGGAGGTTATGCAGATTCCGGCCGCGTCGACGATCATGGGCAAAGGCGGCTTCGACGAAAGCCATCCGAACCATATCGGCATGTACGGCGGAACGCTCGGAAGCGAGAAAGTACGCGAAGTCGTGGAGAACGCGGACTGCCTGATCGTGGCCGGTTACGTGCCTTCGGATACGAATACGGGCGGCGGAACGGCGGAGCTGAATCCGAAGAAGATGATCGTGATCCAGCCGGAATCCGTCGTGATCGGCGGACAGGAATATGCCGACGTGCTCGGCGCGGACATGCTGCGCGAGCTTGCGGCGCTCGGACTGACGGCGGCGCTGCCGGTTCCCGCGGCCGAACATCCGTACAACAGCGGCACGCAGCTTGACGGCAGCAAGCCGCTTCGGGCCGACGACTATTATCCGCTCATTCAGCGGCTGCTCCAGCCGGGAGACGTCATCGTGGCCGAGACCGGCACGTTTGCCTACGGCTTGTCGCAGACCAAGCTGCCGCAGGGCGCGACCTATATCGGGCAGGGCGGCTGGCAGAGTATCGGCTACGCGACGCCGGCCGCGCTCGGCGCGTGCGTGGCGGCGCCCAAACGCCGGGTGCTGCTGTTTACCGGCGACGGTTCGCTGCAGCTGACCGTACAGGAACTGAGCACGATGATGGATCACGGCTGCAAGCCGATCGTGTTCGTGCTCAACAACGGCGGCTACACGATCGAGAAGGTGCTGAATTTCCGGGTGCCGGTCGAAGAACAGACGTACAACGAGATTCCGGGCTGGGATTACGTCAAGCTGGTCGAAGCGTTCGGCGGCGGGGCTTACGCGCAGCGCGTCCGGACGATCGGCGAGCTGGCGCGGGCGTTCCGCGAAGCGGAAATGCAGCGCGGCGACAAGCTGTGCCTGATCGAGATGATGGTATCCGACGGCATGGACGCGCCGGATTACCTGCTCCGGTTGGGCGAAGAGATGGAGAAGCAGGAGAGCTGA
- a CDS encoding N-acetylmuramoyl-L-alanine amidase family protein: MMAKVRRTGYAKRWIATVLALAAVFFLSIQVVQAASSTKIVLNDREVTGARDVLTVKGTTMVPIRVISEELGYPVGWNSASRQVTVGSPGDKLTLTLGSTAAIAPEGTIMLEQAPFSQGNTTYVPLRLVGTKMGLTVKWDNRAQTVFLQSPPPLEAPNQSGPNDDVDPPKPLPGGTPQASSSVEQISFSENRVMIGVSGSAEPKVSAIASPNRIVVDLPNTSFSPLFAEGQGLLIGQQGQIAASGSPDVTGIRFALNDDSPMRVRIVIDLNKAKGYEVYREGSLIFIDLNKPSGPSTPGIGDDGKKVVVIDAGHGGKATGAIYSGGPTLTEKEVNMGMALKVEALLKRVDGLDVIMTRSDDTDVSLQGRVDIAESVDADVMVSIHANSMPKGTKPTSGTETLYTKPESKKLAETIHKYVIVATGLPDRKAKYQNLHVDRESSMPTALVETGFLYVGGDVDKITDPVWQDRVAEAIARGITEYLGL, translated from the coding sequence ATGATGGCAAAAGTTCGGCGTACGGGATACGCAAAAAGGTGGATCGCGACGGTGCTTGCTTTGGCGGCGGTGTTTTTCCTGTCGATTCAGGTCGTTCAAGCGGCTTCAAGCACGAAGATCGTCCTGAATGACAGGGAAGTGACCGGGGCCCGAGACGTACTGACCGTGAAAGGCACGACAATGGTTCCGATCCGGGTCATCTCGGAAGAACTCGGGTATCCGGTCGGTTGGAATTCGGCCAGCCGGCAGGTGACCGTAGGCAGTCCGGGCGACAAGCTCACGCTTACGCTCGGCAGCACGGCGGCGATCGCGCCGGAAGGCACGATCATGCTCGAACAGGCTCCTTTTTCGCAGGGCAATACGACGTACGTGCCGCTGCGCCTGGTCGGTACGAAGATGGGACTGACGGTCAAATGGGATAACCGCGCGCAGACGGTCTTTTTGCAATCGCCGCCTCCGCTCGAAGCGCCGAACCAATCGGGGCCGAACGACGACGTCGATCCGCCGAAGCCTCTTCCGGGAGGCACCCCGCAGGCTTCGTCGTCGGTCGAGCAGATCAGCTTCAGCGAGAACCGGGTTATGATCGGCGTGAGCGGAAGCGCGGAACCGAAAGTGTCCGCAATCGCTTCGCCGAACCGGATCGTCGTCGATCTGCCGAACACTTCGTTCAGTCCGCTGTTCGCGGAAGGACAAGGTCTGCTGATCGGCCAGCAGGGGCAGATCGCGGCATCCGGCTCGCCGGACGTGACCGGAATCCGCTTCGCGCTCAACGACGATTCGCCGATGCGGGTCCGGATCGTCATTGATCTCAACAAAGCCAAAGGCTACGAAGTGTACCGCGAAGGCAGCCTGATCTTTATCGATCTGAACAAGCCGAGCGGGCCTTCGACGCCGGGCATCGGCGACGACGGGAAGAAAGTCGTCGTGATCGATGCCGGACACGGCGGCAAAGCGACGGGCGCGATCTACAGCGGAGGACCGACGCTCACGGAAAAAGAAGTCAATATGGGCATGGCGCTCAAAGTCGAAGCGCTGCTCAAGCGGGTGGACGGCCTCGACGTCATCATGACGCGCAGCGACGATACCGACGTCTCGCTGCAGGGTCGGGTCGATATCGCGGAAAGCGTCGACGCCGACGTCATGGTCTCGATCCATGCGAACAGCATGCCCAAAGGGACGAAGCCGACGAGCGGCACCGAGACGCTGTACACGAAGCCGGAGAGCAAAAAGCTGGCCGAGACGATTCACAAATACGTGATCGTCGCGACCGGCCTGCCGGACCGCAAGGCGAAGTACCAGAATCTGCATGTGGACCGCGAATCGAGCATGCCGACGGCGCTGGTCGAGACCGGCTTCCTGTATGTCGGAGGCGACGTCGACAAGATTACCGATCCGGTCTGGCAGGACCGCGTGGCGGAAGCGATCGCCCGCGGCATTACCGAGTATCTGGGCTTGTAA
- a CDS encoding methionine ABC transporter ATP-binding protein, whose translation MLSLQEVSKTYTAQGQTFRAVLPVSMEIETGGIHGIIGTSGAGKSTLLRLMNLLERPDTGKVLFEGRDLTAMGERELREARRSIGMIFQQFNLVHNRTVHGNVASALELARTPKRDRERRIGEVLEFVGLQDKAGQYPARLSGGQKQRVGIARALASSPRLLLCDEPTSALDPQTTEDLLNVLLHINRTLGVTIVVVTHEMEVVRQICTSVSVMEMGEVVDTFALPKRADEGIRPKLTYREQILGTVREEETP comes from the coding sequence ATTCTATCCCTGCAGGAAGTCAGCAAGACGTACACGGCACAGGGACAAACGTTTCGGGCCGTCCTTCCGGTCAGCATGGAGATCGAGACGGGCGGCATCCACGGGATCATCGGCACGAGCGGCGCGGGCAAATCGACGCTGCTGCGATTGATGAACCTGCTGGAGCGGCCCGATACGGGCAAGGTGCTGTTCGAAGGACGCGACCTGACGGCTATGGGCGAACGGGAGCTGCGGGAAGCGCGGCGCTCGATCGGGATGATTTTCCAGCAGTTCAATCTGGTGCATAACCGCACCGTGCACGGCAATGTCGCTTCGGCGCTGGAACTTGCGCGAACGCCCAAGCGCGACCGCGAGCGCCGGATCGGCGAAGTGCTGGAATTCGTCGGACTGCAAGACAAGGCCGGGCAGTATCCGGCGCGGCTCAGCGGCGGCCAGAAACAGCGCGTCGGTATTGCGCGGGCGCTGGCCAGCAGCCCCAGGCTGCTGCTGTGCGACGAGCCGACTTCGGCGCTCGATCCGCAGACGACGGAAGACCTGCTGAACGTCCTGCTGCATATCAACCGGACGCTCGGCGTGACGATCGTCGTCGTGACGCATGAGATGGAAGTGGTCAGGCAGATTTGCACGAGCGTCTCCGTCATGGAGATGGGCGAAGTCGTCGATACGTTCGCGCTGCCCAAGCGCGCGGACGAAGGCATTCGTCCGAAGCTGACGTATCGGGAGCAAATTCTCGGCACGGTGCGCGAGGAGGAGACGCCATGA
- a CDS encoding methionine ABC transporter permease, producing the protein MSLDRIMEIWAQYHEQIWEAIGQTFYMVGMSTVAAIILGIPLGTLIYLTRPGEMLANRSVSVFVNTLVNVIRSFPFLLLVVFMFPITRAIVGTTIGTTAATIPLAIVAIAGYSRLVEQALVEVPRGVVEAARSMGASRLEIVWKFLYVEARSGLVLGLTTSIVSFISYSTVVGIVGGGGVGDFAIRYGYQRFEMDVTICMIVLMVLLVQIVQVAGSTLSRKIDKR; encoded by the coding sequence ATGAGCCTCGATCGAATCATGGAGATCTGGGCGCAGTATCACGAGCAGATCTGGGAAGCGATCGGACAGACGTTCTACATGGTCGGCATGTCCACCGTCGCGGCTATAATTCTGGGCATTCCGCTTGGAACGCTTATCTATTTGACCCGGCCGGGCGAGATGCTGGCCAACCGGAGCGTGTCCGTGTTCGTGAATACGCTCGTGAACGTTATTCGCTCTTTCCCGTTTCTGCTGCTGGTCGTGTTCATGTTTCCGATCACGCGGGCGATCGTCGGGACGACGATCGGGACGACGGCGGCGACGATTCCGCTTGCGATCGTGGCGATCGCCGGGTATTCGCGCCTCGTCGAGCAGGCGCTTGTGGAAGTGCCGCGCGGTGTCGTGGAAGCGGCCCGTTCGATGGGCGCTTCCCGGCTGGAGATCGTCTGGAAGTTTCTGTACGTGGAAGCGCGTTCGGGCCTCGTGCTCGGCCTGACGACGTCCATCGTCAGCTTCATCTCGTATTCGACGGTCGTCGGCATCGTCGGCGGCGGGGGCGTAGGCGATTTCGCGATCCGCTACGGGTACCAGCGCTTCGAGATGGACGTGACGATCTGCATGATCGTGCTGATGGTCCTGCTCGTCCAGATCGTTCAGGTGGCCGGCAGCACGCTGTCGCGCAAGATCGACAAAAGGTAA
- a CDS encoding MetQ/NlpA family ABC transporter substrate-binding protein codes for MKKSLILILTALLLVLAGCGQSASTSSNTSGSASDASGAAAPEEKKSTEMTTIKVASLPAPMDAILLLVKPLLVEDGINLEIVEMSDNIQPNDALANKEVDANFFQHVPYAEAYNEARGSKIVPIQPVYNALYAGYSSKHKSIEELPDGAIVVIPNDPPNIAHSLLLLEQNDLIELKEGAGIKAGLQDITSNPKNLEFKEVDLLTLNRMMDDADLVTMYPAYAKPLGLSAKKDALIVEKDMEAFAITLMAREDNKNDPALLKLAERMRGPEVVKFLEEEYTDTYPAF; via the coding sequence ATGAAAAAGTCCCTGATTTTGATTCTGACCGCGCTGCTGCTCGTTCTGGCCGGCTGCGGCCAAAGCGCTTCGACTTCGTCCAACACGTCCGGCAGCGCTTCGGACGCTTCGGGCGCCGCCGCACCGGAAGAGAAGAAGAGCACGGAGATGACGACGATCAAAGTCGCTTCGCTGCCGGCTCCGATGGACGCGATCCTGCTGCTCGTCAAGCCGCTGCTCGTCGAAGACGGCATCAACCTGGAGATCGTGGAGATGTCCGACAATATCCAACCGAACGACGCGCTGGCGAACAAGGAAGTCGACGCGAACTTTTTCCAGCACGTTCCTTATGCCGAAGCTTACAACGAAGCCCGGGGCAGCAAGATCGTGCCGATCCAGCCGGTGTATAACGCGCTGTACGCGGGCTATTCCAGCAAGCACAAATCGATCGAAGAACTGCCGGACGGCGCGATCGTCGTCATCCCGAACGATCCGCCGAACATCGCGCACTCGCTGCTGCTGCTCGAACAGAACGACCTGATCGAACTCAAGGAAGGCGCGGGCATCAAGGCGGGCCTGCAGGATATCACTTCGAATCCGAAAAACCTGGAGTTCAAAGAAGTCGACCTGCTCACGCTCAACCGCATGATGGACGACGCCGACCTCGTTACGATGTATCCGGCTTACGCCAAACCGCTCGGATTGTCGGCGAAGAAAGACGCCCTGATCGTCGAAAAAGACATGGAGGCGTTCGCGATCACGCTGATGGCGCGCGAAGACAACAAAAACGATCCGGCGCTGCTGAAGCTCGCCGAGCGCATGCGCGGACCGGAAGTCGTGAAGTTTCTGGAAGAAGAGTACACGGACACGTATCCGGCGTTCTAA